The Ctenopharyngodon idella isolate HZGC_01 chromosome 19, HZGC01, whole genome shotgun sequence genomic sequence tttttttctcacacagatTGGACGTTGTTCAGCATTTTACAACTATTCTTCCAAATGGAATACTGGAGGCCAATGGAGAGCCTGTAAAAAGGAGTATCTGGTTTTTGTTAATTGAGCAACAAATCTAGAAATTGATCTGACATGGAGTTGACTGTGTCCAGCTGTGTCTCAATGTTGGTCTACATCTTCACCTTCTTGCTCGGACTTCCCGGCAACCTCCTTGTTCTTTTCGTGTACATCCGTAAGGCTCGAAAACACGGTGCCACTCCCAATGTAGTCTACGCTCTTAACCTATGTGTGGCAAATCTCGCTCTGGTGTTGTGGATGCCAGTCAAAGTGGCCGAGACGGTGCTTCAGAGTTGGGCGCTTCCAGCTGAGGTTTGTCCCGTTTACAGCTTCTTTCTGTTCTTCTCGGTCTACGGTAGCAGTCTGATCCTCACAGCAGTCGTTGTGGGCCGTTACCTGAGTATCGCCTTCCCCATAACTTACAAGCTCTACCGCCGGGGCCGTACTTCTTGCCTGGTGAGCGCCATCTTGTGGGCTTTAGTGCTCTTACACTTGGGTTTTGCTTATCTTGCTGAAGGAGGGGGACattttgtgtctttatcagAGCATAATGTCTCCGCATGCTATGAAAACTTCACCCAGGAGCAATTGGAAGTGCTGGTGCCATTACGCCTAGAGATGGCGCTGCTGCTCTTTCTCCTGCCACTTGTTTTGTCAGCATTCTGCACGCTGCGCTGCCTTGTGCTTGTCAGACACTCTTCTTTGCCCTCTGCTGGGAAAAGAAGGGTATTAGCCATTGCGCTCTCCACATTAGTAGTGTTTGTGGTCTGTTATGGACCCTACAATGTTTCCCACGTGGTGGGCTTTGTCTTGAACACTAATGTGGGGTGGAGAAGTGAAGCCATGCTTTCGAGCTCCTGCAATGTGTTTCTAGAGCCCGTGGTTATGTTGATGCTTTCGCCGTGGACGCCGAGGGATTTGGTAGACAGACTTTGCCGTAAGCAAAGGGACGCATCATGCAAGTTGTGGCATCAGCATCACTGCAGTAGGGCTTCCAGGAACCCTCAAACAACAACTACACAGGCTGTGTCAATAATAAGCCATGGAGAATCTAAAGATGACAAAGCAAGAGCAAACAAAGCAGACTCGTCAATAAAAGTGACCTGATTAGGGTACCGCCACACACTCATGGAACAAATGAGAACATGGAATTTTGTGAGTGTGCGTCACCCAAACAGACATATTTAGGGGAAGGATATGAGCTGTAAGATCATGTTTTAGTGGCCATTAAAAATATTGAATGAGAAAGTGcacattcttttaaaaaataatgcctttttttttttttttggcaccaGCCATTTATGCACTGCTTCCGCTATTCACTAATGGTTACCTCTGTATTACATAGTGATTTTAACCAAAAATATAaactatagtaaataaatatagttAGCAATTATTGTAAAATAGTAATATCTATTAGATCCTTTAAACATATGAGAAGTGTAAATACTAATGAACCATGTACTTTGTAACTATTCTGTGAAACACTTATTCTgtaattattgttatttctACTATAATTATTACTGTGAATGTGTAATATGTTTTAAAGTGGGCACTGTAAATATAAATTGCCACATTCTCTGGGATTATTTCATTTTCCGTGCAGTTTTTGGCGTATGGATATTATGAAttgagactgtgtgtgtgtgtgtgtgtgtgcgtgtgcgtgtgtgtgtgtcgcctCTGCATTTTACACGTTTTACAGGCCTCAGGTCTGGATCagaaaaaaacgaaacaaaac encodes the following:
- the si:dkey-211g8.9 gene encoding free fatty acid receptor 3 yields the protein MELTVSSCVSMLVYIFTFLLGLPGNLLVLFVYIRKARKHGATPNVVYALNLCVANLALVLWMPVKVAETVLQSWALPAEVCPVYSFFLFFSVYGSSLILTAVVVGRYLSIAFPITYKLYRRGRTSCLVSAILWALVLLHLGFAYLAEGGGHFVSLSEHNVSACYENFTQEQLEVLVPLRLEMALLLFLLPLVLSAFCTLRCLVLVRHSSLPSAGKRRVLAIALSTLVVFVVCYGPYNVSHVVGFVLNTNVGWRSEAMLSSSCNVFLEPVVMLMLSPWTPRDLVDRLCRKQRDASCKLWHQHHCSRASRNPQTTTTQAVSIISHGESKDDKARANKADSSIKVT